Part of the Drosophila kikkawai strain 14028-0561.14 chromosome 3L, DkikHiC1v2, whole genome shotgun sequence genome is shown below.
TGAGACATTTTGAGGGGTTTGTCTTTTTAGCGCCTAGAGAAGGAAAAAACGTTTCTctcttgaaatatatttgcagaaattgatgCGGTTCATTTGGTGTTGGCACCAATGAACCAtgcaaataatatatttgtccttgtatctgtaattgcaaacaatcatttgttgaagaatcgtgtgatggtgtagtccgtagagtatatgttgttattatgtgTTGCAATTCTTGGTGTTTGTGTAAGTGATTGTAACTTTTATCTTGCAAGTCGGCATGAAGCCGCCTTCTCGAATGATATTAGCTCCAAAGGAAGTCATGCGAGAGCAGTTATTGTATTCAAGAatgtgttgaagaaaatggCTGGAATCTGGATCACTTCCATCGAACAATGCTTTCAGTGACTGTGGTGGTGTAAGCAATGGATcccgttttttcttttccactTGCGCAGCACAATCCAGCAGTTTCTCTTTTAATCTTTAACGCATTGCAATATCGGCTTTTAGTCGTCATTGGTGCAATATCTAATTTTCTATCATCTCTATAGTTCGCAGTGGGATCATATTGAAATACCAAGCGATTGTATGATGCCAATAATCTTCGTGTGCATTTCGTatttcctcgcttaagttctgtgaatacacttgttgcttatgcggagaccgatgttcaaacgtcgtgctctaggcattttggacaataggcagagcggtttatttaacctctaatctacataatttacacagttcaacttaccaccctaaatacaaatgctggtttccaattgaaatgttaggaaacgaataactttctttttttgcaataccgtggaaatcggttcgtgcgttctggagttatgtatatgatccgggtctataggcagagtggttaatttaacctcaagtccacataatttacacagtttaACTCACCACCTTaaagacaaatgctggtttccaattgcaatGTTATTCTTcacaatttcataaaattgaacacaatttcggtTTGCCTCATGAAATAAACTGAGCACAGAATATTGGCTTGCTATGTATCACTATCCGGGGAATTCTGGATtggtcttgatcaaggactatgggcagagtggttaatttaacctcaagtccacataatttacacagttcaacttaccaccctaaatacaaatgctggtttccaattgaaatgttaggaaacgaataactttcttttttttgcaataccgtggaaatcggttcgtgcgttctggagttatgtatatgatccgggtctataggcagagtggttaatttaacctcaagtccacataatttacacagtttaACTCACCACCTTaaagacaaatgctggtttccaattgcaatGTTATTCTTcacaatttcataaaattgaacacaatttcggtTTGCCTCATGAAATAAACTGAGCACAGAATATTGGCTTGCTATGTATCACTATCCGGGGAATTCTGGATtggtcttgatcaaggactatgggcagagtggttaatttaacctcaagtccacataatttacacagttcaacttaccaccctaaatacaaatgcttGTTTCCAATTGCAATGTTAGGAAATTAATAacttattatacccttgcagggtattgatcagcatcaacagccgagtcgatctagccatgtccgtccgtctgtccgtttttacgcaaactagtccctcagtgttaaagctatctgaatgaaaccttgcatatagtcttctatatactctcacttcTATATatggaacgggccggatcggacgactatatcatatagctgccatacaaatgttcgataaatttttagaaaaaaaattataaattagctgtttttcaacatttttgcatcatttttgagatatggccattttatattatttcagagtttcggttttatttttttgaaaatcggacgactaacAGGTTAGCTGATAAGTCCCCGGTCTGACACATAGATGACGTCGCTAGTATTGaatgcatattatttttatatagtacTAACCTTTAAATGATTCGTCTCAAAATTTGACGTCTGTCAGTCAATTAGTTTGTGAGATAGAGTGTCTTTTGTGAAGCAACTTTTgttattgtaaaaaaaaattgaaaaaaaggaatttcgTGTTTTGATAAAATACTGTTTTCTGAAGGGAAAAAATACAGTGGAAGCGAAAACTTGGCTTGATAATGAGTTTCCGGAGTCTGCCCCAGGGAAATCAACAATAATTGATTGGTATGCAAAATTCAAGCGTGGTGAAATGAGCACGGAGGACGGTGAACGCAGTGGACGCCCGAAATAGGTGGTTACCTTCGAAAACatcaaaaaaatcaacaaaatgaTTTTGAATGACCGTAAAATAAAGTTGATCGAGATAGCAGAGGCCTTAAAGTATCAAAGGAACGTGTTGGTCATAtcattcatcaacatttggATATGCGGAAGCTCTGTGCAAAATGGGTGCAGCGTTGCcaatttagctattttcccACTATATCTGGCGGGTTTCAAAACCTAAATGCGGGATATTTTGTGATCTAGCGGCTAGCGGGAGTTATAGCTATTTTCCAAGCAATATTGGCGTAATTTTagctttttaaaaaacatCTGCCATCTTCatgtatttttgtgttttacaATGCCACACTATAACACTTATAGTATTTTTCCATTtgaatggcaaaaaaaaaaacatcgatatgCCAAACGGACATTATACTTTTGCTTATCGATTTTTACTATGATCGATTGAATTGAGTTTTATACCATCACTATCGAGGTAATTCACAATTTTTGCAACGAGCGCGAGTGATATGTGTATAAAATGCCGAAAGTTTATAAGCAAAAACCGAGAAATGCGTGGATGCAAGACCCTGTGTTTAAAGATTGGCTGAGTGTAGATGCGGCTGATGATGGCAAATGTTTTTGCAAATATTGCAAATCCAGCATAAATGCAAAACTTTCAGATTTGCACGCACATGCCAAGACAGCCAAACATAAGGCATCGTCCTCTGCATTTACACAGACAAACAAACTACCATTTGTTGCGTCTGTTTCTGTGAAAACTTGCCAACAAGAGGCGGCATTGTGCTTGTATATTGCCGCGCATTCATCCGTCAGCCCTATTGACCATTTAGGAGTGTTGTgcacaacaaaattttaagaCTGCAGTTCTATGAAGCTTCATAGGTCCAAATGCacaaatataataacaaaTGTGTTGGCTCCAAGCTTCAGAATGCTGCTAAAAGAGGACTTCGGCGATGCCAAGTTCAGCTTGCTACTTGATGAGAGTACAGATATTAGTGTCTGCAAAACACTTGGTAAGTTATAATGCTAAAAATCCTATAACACAATCAAGCTAAGATACATTCTATATAGGTGTTGCCATAAACTATTTTAGTTCGGCACGGAGCGTCATGGTTTCCACATTTTTATCCCTAATTCCGCTGGAGGAGGGAGACTCAAAGACGATTGTAAACAGCCTCTGCCAGGAACTAAGCAGCTTTAAATTAAACCTTGCGAATTTGATTGGAATCGGCACGGACAACGCAAGTGTTATGGTTGGTTCTAAACAAAGTGTTTACAAGGAGTTGAAAAAAAAGGTTCCgtccttaattttaaataaatgtgtatGCCATTCGCTACAATTGGCTGTTAATAGTGCTTGTAAGCATTTTCTTCCCGAGGCATTAGAATATCTTGTTTATGAAACATATAATTGGTTCTCAAAAAGCGCGAAAAGGCAATcagagtaaaaaaaaaattatctgGTTATAAACTCCAAAGAGGTAAAACGACctatgtgtttgtgttgttcgACTTTAACATTTTTGTCTGTTGAGATATAATTAACATGTGTTTGTCTGTAGTATGTGTATAGTGGTATTGTCCTTTATGttcacatatttattttttctatatgaaTAACGTGCATTTTTTGTTAGGAACCACTCAAAATACCGCGAGTTTGCGACACAAGGTGGCTGTCCATTGAAGCTGCGGTGACCAGAATTTTGCAGCAGTGGATTGAGTTAAAACTCCATTTCAACCTTGCTGCaacaaaggaaaaatattttaaggccCAAACGTTACACAAACTATATAATGCCGaagaaaattatttgtatctgcTGTTTTTGCAGCCAGTGCTAAAACAAATGCAGTTAATGTGCACAATTTTTCAATCCAGCACTGGAGACTTCAGCAAACTTTTAAATGATATCGTCTTTGCGATTAAATCATTGAAAAGCAAAATTATTCCAGAGGACGTCAATATTGATAttctcaaaaataattttgaacaTTTGGTTCAGCTCAACTGTAACTTGGGATATGCCTTCGAGAAAAAGCTCAAGGAAGTCAGTGAAAACATTTCAAACGAGGCAGAAATTCGACTTAAATGTGTCAACTTTATAGTTTCATTAATAAATGAGCTCAAACAGAGGTAAATGATTATAaagtaattataatattttgtattaattactAAATTCTTTCAGATTGCCAGACAACATTGAAATTCTGCAACAAATCGATGTATTTTCTGTCGAGAAAATATTATGTCCCAAGAAGGCGGAAATTGTTCACATCCTGGAACATTTCAAGTTGGATTCGGATACAATTGAAGAGATTTTGTTCCAGTATAATAACGTCCATCTCATAAGATGGACAAATGTAATGGAAACAACAAGCTTTTGGGCCGAAGTTTATAATTATGTGGATGCAGCAGGGAACAAAAGATTTTCGGCACAGGCATCATTTGTTCTAAGTTTATTTTCGTTGCCATGGTCGAACGCAGAGGTGGAACGAGTTTTCAGCCAAATGAACAATGTGAAAACCAAGCTTCGAAACAGAATGGGAGTTCAAACATTGAACTCAATTTTACACATAAGGTATGTTATCTgcttatattttagaattttaataacaataaatttcattttttagataCGGACTACACTGAGAAAACAAGTGCTGCCACAATTATGAGGTGCCAGCCGAATGCCTTAAGAAAATAGGTACGAACCAAACCTATGTTAATTCAGCTGCAGAAGAGGCAATAATTGACGAAATTGATGATCTTtcaaaaattctttaataattaataaaatataattgattCACGACTCTAGCGTTATTTTTtaactatcattaaaatttgttggCTATTTCTGGCTTTTTTCGAAGGTGGGTTTAGCTTTTTTAAGCCCTGAAGAGTTGGCAACACTGAATGGGTGCCGCGCGAGCTCACATTTGACCAAAAACAACCGTGCCACAAGTCATTGAGAACGATGGCAAAAATTCATGAATTGGGCTTCGAATTGCTTCCCCACCCACCGTATTCTCCAGATCTGGTCCCCAGCGACTTTTTCTTGTTCTCAGACCTCAAATGGATGCTCGCAGGGAAAAAATTTGGCTGCATTGAAGAGGTGATCGCCGAAACTGAGGCCTATTTTGAGGCAAAACCGAAGGAGTACTACCAAAATGGTATCAAAAAATTGGAAGGTCTTTATAATCGTTGTATCGCTCTTGAAGGGAACTATgttgaataataaaaacgaattttgacaaaaaaatttgtttttctttgttagaccggggacttatcagccaacctgttatatcatatagctgccatacgaACGATTGGGAAATGAATAGgataaaaactataacttcgtTATTTTTTAACGTTTTTTTATCTTCTCCGGGATATacacttattttattattctagaattttggtataaattccataaaaatcggacaactatatcatatagctgccatataaacgatcggtagatgtaaaaaaaatgtaaagctgggagggctaaactgtaactgtcaaactgtaaacataataatatacaGTGGCTCACAGCTTATTTGACCCACACCAGAGAACTGCAGCATGCCACCGGAACTACAAGTGCACCGGCCAAACACCGGGTGTCTCAGACACCCGGGTGTTTAAGGCACCCTATTTGCTTGAATAAGAAACACCCGGGTGTATTTGGCAACCGATGGTTTTTTGTTACTGCCGAAAGGGTGCGAGCGAGTGATTCAAAAAATGCTTCGGGTGATCCCACACACAAGCATGGATCGGGCGCAGGCCATTTTTTGTATCCATAAATATGTTATGGGTGTCTGAAAAGGCAAGCTAAAAAAGGAAGGGTGAAAATGGGTGATCGGTTtcactcttctttttttaggTTGTCTTTTCGGACAcccataaaaaatgtatacatacaaAAAATGACCTACGCCCGCCCTcagtgtgtatttttttttacaatttcgtgtttttttttaatttttaatgaccttactgatataataataattaagaatatataaaatgtaaggaACTTCATTTTTGCTTggcaaattttaaaaagtctGTTTTTTAAgtctacatttttttaaatgtatacttattatatattatattttgttgcttttttgggttgtggttttttatttttttttaattaaaagttataaattaagaaagttatgaaaagagaaataaaaatttaaaaataaaataataataaaaaaaattacataaaaaattataattatttcgttattttaaaatttttataaaaagaatGCAGAAAAGGAGTCTGTCTACAGCAtagcttgcaaataactgtt
Proteins encoded:
- the LOC138928390 gene encoding uncharacterized protein encodes the protein MLLKEDFGDAKFSLLLDESTDISVCKTLGVAINYFSSARSVMVSTFLSLIPLEEGDSKTIVNSLCQELSSFKLNLANLIGIGTDNASVMLNCNLGYAFEKKLKEVSENISNEAEIRLKCVNFIVSLINELKQRLPDNIEILQQIDVFSVEKILCPKKAEIVHILEHFKLDSDTIEEILFQYNNVHLIRWTNVMETTSFWAEVYNYVDAAGNKRFSAQASFVLSLFSLPWSNAEVERVFSQMNNVKTKLRNRMGVQTLNSILHIRYGLH